The following are encoded in a window of Panicum virgatum strain AP13 chromosome 5N, P.virgatum_v5, whole genome shotgun sequence genomic DNA:
- the LOC120675561 gene encoding beta-1,2-xylosyltransferase XYXT1-like: MKTWVQNHLNVGLIVGVLFVVLTYLLVSQQAGTAGSTRVVTTVAQWLADKQLNEGSSEEVASTDARQIQDKQLIQDPSETEAVTTKVMCSMEERLSDYCELDGDVRIRGRAWSVDIVPSSGSSSERRAWKIRPYSRRSATQVDLLNVTQLQGPDGAPACTVTYSKPAIIFALGGYTGNVFHDHADVLLPLFYLSRQYGREVQLLVINRVQPWWLGKYRLALRAMSRYDVVNLDGDTHVRCFRRVTVGLRLHKDFGIVPERVPGGLRLAMPDFTRFLREAYALPRGAAASPAREPHQRPRLMLIQRQPHRRFLNEKEIVRAAEEAGFEVVVTELRFDAAVDEQARLVNSFDAILGLHGAGMTNEVFLPPGGVLIQVVPLGKLDLMARVEYGEPAAEMGLKYLCYNITVQESSLLEALGPDDPAITDPDSVHRRGWAALYDIYLTKQDVRLDIARFSLTLAEAMDHLRSQ, encoded by the exons ATGAAGACCTGGGTGCAGAACCACCTCAACGTCGGCCTCATCGTCGGCGTCCTCTTCGTGGTCCTCACCTATCTCCTCGTTTCCCAGCAGGCTGGCACCGCCGGCAGCACCAGAG TTGTCACAACGGTAGCACAATGGCTCGCGGATAAGCAGCTGAATGAAGGATCTAGTGAAGAAG TTGCTTCTACGGATGCACGACAGATACAGGATAAACAGCTGATCCAAGATCCCAGTGAAACAG AGGCGGTCACCACCAAGGTTATGTGCAGCATGGAGGAGCGCCTGTCTGACTACTGCGAGCTTGATGGCGACGTCCGCATCCGCGGCAGAGCCTGGTCGGTGGACATCGTCCCCTCGAGCGGGTCGTCGTCGGAGCGCCGCGCGTGGAAGATCCGGCCCTACTCTCGCCGGAGCGCCACCCAGGTCGACCTGCTCAACGTGACGCAGCTGCAGGGCCCCGACGGCGCCCCGGCGTGCACGGTGACCTACAGCAAGCCGGCCATCATCTTCGCGCTGGGCGGGTACACCGGCAACGTCTTCCACGACCACGCCGACGTGCTCCTGCCGCTGTTCTACCTGTCGCGGCAGTACGGCCGCGAGGTCCAGCTGCTGGTCATCAACCGGGTCCAGCCGTGGTGGCTGGGCAAGTACAGGCTCGCCCTGCGCGCCATGTCCAGGTACGACGTCGTGAACCTCGACGGCGACACGCACGTCCGGTGCTTCCGGCGCGTCACCGTGGGGCTCCGCCTGCACAAGGACTTCGGCATTGTGCCGGAGCGGGTGCCGGGGGGGCTCCGCCTCGCCATGCCCGACTTCACGCGGTTCCTGCGCGAGGCCTACGCGctcccgcgcggcgcggcggcgagcccggCCCGGGAGCCGCACCAGCGGCCGCGGCTGATGCTGATCCAGCGGCAGCCGCACCGGCGGTTCCTGAACGAGAAGGAGATCgtgcgggcggcggaggaggccgggttCGAGGTGGTGGTGACGGAGCTGCGCTTCGACGCGGCCGTGGACGAGCAGGCGCGGCTGGTGAACTCGTTCGACGCCATCCTGGGGCTCCACGGCGCCGGGATGACGAACGAGGTGTTCCTGCCGCCGGGCGGGGTGCTCATCCAGGTGGTGCCGCTGGGGAAGCTGGACCTGATGGCGAGGGTGGAGTacggcgagccggcggcggagatggGGCTCAAGTACCTTTGCTACAACATCACCGTGCAGGAGAGCTCGCTGCTGGAGGCGCTGGGGCCGGACGACCCGGCGATCACGGACCCGGACTCCGTGCACCGCAGGGGGTGGGCCGCGCTCTACGACATCTACCTCACCAAGCAGGACGTCCGCCTCGACATcgcccgcttctcgctcacgcTCGCGGAGGCCATGGACCACCTCCGGTCGcagtag